A window of Nicotiana tabacum cultivar K326 chromosome 24, ASM71507v2, whole genome shotgun sequence contains these coding sequences:
- the LOC107778107 gene encoding uncharacterized protein LOC107778107: MTTHISPMASTIKQFPSTSFNPQPLQSVFHGFRTKPTQTSVAASLRKAPHLLSYSPPLPSHNFNFQNSFVPLSACLAILLCSSPANAGFLSGSTGIESVPGPELPQIDFLNRWNDDNQKRYAELDAKFKDSPLLKQLLEKSKQNKEKNKKSIEDKYCLRGAEWGVGDCSTAGMTPEERDSFIAMLKQKAGVE; the protein is encoded by the exons ATGACTACACATATTTCTCCAATGGCATCAACAATTAAGCAATTCCCATCAACTAGCTTCAATCCTCAGCCACTCCAATCAGTTTTCCACGGATTTAGAACAAAACCAACTCAAACTTCTGTTGCTGCTTCCCTTAGAAAAGCTCCCCATCTTCTCTCTTATTCACCTCCATTGCCTTCTCACAACTTCAATTTTCAGAATTCATTTGTTCCACTTTCTGCTTGCCTTGCTATTCTTCTCTGCTCCTCTCCTG CTAATGCTGGATTTCTTTCGGGTTCAACCGGAATAGAATCAGTTCCTGGCCCTGAATTACCTCAGATTGATTTTCTTAATCGGTGGAATG ATGATAATCAGAAAAGGTATGCAGAACTTGATGCGAAATTCAAAGACTCGCCCCTGCTTAAACAGTTACTTGAGAAATCCAAGCAAAACAAAGAGAA GAACAAAAAATCAATTGAAGACAAGTATTGCCTACGAGGAGCTGAGTGGGGAGTTGGAGATTGCTCTACAGCAGGAATGACACCAGAAGAAAGAGACAGCTTCATTGCCATGTTGAAGCAGAAGGCAGGAGTAGAATGA
- the LOC107778108 gene encoding uncharacterized protein LOC107778108 — MYRPVATTTRGGVPSDSGDSVVTLDQVPRWIDSDIRYLYENEDPNSDYPDPLSSASGSEGNANGMVSKFPLDHEVNSKIYLWRGDPWNLEVDAVVNSTNENLDEAHSSPGLHAAAGPGLAEECATLGGCRTGMAKVTNAYDLPARRVIHTVGPKYAVKYHTAAENALSHCYRSCLELLIENGLQSIAMGCIYTEAKNYPREPAAHVAIRTVRRFLEKQKDKIEAVVFCTTTSSDTEIYKRLLPLYFPRDNHEEEIARLKLPADVGDENGETTTAERKIRIKPLPNAKVSSPRTPEASVDLSASNIGLSRRSSSYLGLFLDPAFMSLIKDPDQRRREQWEKTAQAQSSWNCFKMLGYGDLGGPPLSAAEEYSLHSRYLAKANSLNLSEIAEMKIVYRGGVDSEGRPVMVVVGAHFLLRCLDLERFILYVVKEFEPLIQKPYSIVYFHSAASLQLQPDLGWMKRLQQILGRKHQCNLHAIYVLHPTFGLKTATFALQLFVDNVVWKKVVYLDRLLQLFRHVPREQLTIPDFVFQHDLEVNGGKGLIVDPRTKYVYQRAT; from the exons ATGTATCGGCCTGTAGCAACTACTACCCGAGGTGGGGTGCCTAGTGATAGTGGAGATTCTGTGGTGACACTAGACCAAGTTCCACGATGGATTGATTCTGACATTAGGTACTTGTATGAGAATGAAGATCCTAATTCCGACTATCCAGATCCTTTGTCGTCTGCTTCTGGTTCTGAGGGAAATGCAAACGGTATGGTTTCCAAGTTTCCGTTAGATCATGAGGTTAACTCCAAGATATACCTGTGGAGAGGAGACCCCTGGAATCTTGAGGTAGATGCTGTTGTTAACTCTACAAATGAG AACTTAGATGAAGCACACAGCAGCCCTGGATTGCATGCTGCAGCTGGACCTGGTCTTGCAGAAGAATGTGCTACTCTG GGAGGCTGCCGGACAGGAATGGCGAAAGTTACCAATGCTTATGATCTTCCTGCTAG GAGGGTCATTCACACTGTTGGTCcaaaatatgcggtaaaatacCACACTGCTGCCGAGAATGCTCTAAGTCATTGCTATCGCTCTTGCCTTGAACTTCTTATAGAAAATGGGCTACAGAG CATTGCTATGGGCTGTATATATACCGAAGCCAAAAATTATCCGCGAGAACCAGCTGCTCATGTTGCAATAA GAACGGTACGACGGTTTCTTGAGAAACAGAAAGATAAAATAGAGGCAGTTGTTTTCTGTACAACTACGTCATCCGATACAGAGATATATAAAAG ATTGCTTCCTCTCTACTTCCCTCGGGATAATCATGAGGAGGAAATTGCCCGTTTAAAACTTCCTGCAGATGTTGGGGATGAGAATGGAGAGACAACTACTGCCGAGCGTAAAATAAGAATAAAACCGTTGCCTAATGCAAAAGTTTCTAGTCCAAGGACCCCCGAAGCCTCTGTTGATCTGTCTGCCAGTAATATTGGTTTGTCGAGAAG GAGTTCGTCCTACTTGGGTTTATTTTTGGATCCTGCTTTTATGTCCCTGATCAAAGACCCAGACCAGCGACGCAGAGAACAATGGGAAAAAACAGCTCAAGCGCAAAGTAGTTGGAACTGCTTTAAAATGCTTGGATATGGTGACCTTGGGGGACCTCCTTTATCAGCTGCAGAAGAATATTCCCTTCATTCTAGATATCTTGCAAAAGCAAATTCTCTTAATCTTTCAGAAATTGCAGAAATGAAAATCGT TTACCGAGGAGGGGTTGATAGTGAGGGTCGTCCAGTTATGGTAGTTGTGGGAGCACATTTCCTGCTAAGATGCCTTGATCTTGAGAGATTTATTCTATACGTTGTAAAG GAATTCGAGCCTTTGATTCAGAAGCCTTACTCTATCGTGTATTTTCATTCTGCAGCTTCTTTACAATT GCAACCTGATCTGGGATGGATGAAGAGATTACAACAAATACTTGGACGGAAACACCAGTGTAACCTTCAT GCAATATATGTTCTTCACCCTACCTTTGGACTGAAGACTGCAACTTTTGCTTTGCAACTCTTTGTCGATAATGTG GTGTGGAAAAAAGTAGTATATCTTGATCGTCTTCTACAGCTATTCCGTCATGTTCCTCGTGAACAACTAACCATTCCAGATTTTGTGTTCCA GCATGATTTGGAAGTAAATGGAGGGAAGGGACTAATAGTGGATCCTAGAACTAAATATGTTTATCAACGAGCAACTTGA